The following proteins are encoded in a genomic region of Triticum dicoccoides isolate Atlit2015 ecotype Zavitan chromosome 1B, WEW_v2.0, whole genome shotgun sequence:
- the LOC119343478 gene encoding protein NRT1/ PTR FAMILY 3.1-like gives MATTPPVGRDRDGGRKKRKQGGFKTMPFILVNEVCDRFATAGFGANLITYLTQQLHLPLVEASNTLTNFGGTSSLTPILGALAADSFAGRFWTIVAGSVFYQLGMLGLVVSALLPSLRPGPCSPPATPCRRANGLQLAVLYVSLLFTSLGSGGIRPCVVAFGADQFDQQEQEDEEEHRGGGGTEAVAGKKRQYFNLYFFTMGFAVLLALTVVVYIQENVGWGWGFGIPAIGMLVSIVVFVVGYPLYVRLKPGGSPFTRLAQVVAAAYKKRRAPLPEDPRMLYQDKELDALISTNGRLLHTNQLTFFDRAAIVTPGDTAGSGKLDLWRLSTVHRVEELKSIVRMLPIWSAGILLVTAGSHNNSFTIQQARTMDRHVTQHFQIPPATMSIFTTTAMLVTLGLYDRAFVPLARRFTGLPSGITYFQRMAVGLAISILSVATAALVEAKRRGVAADHGLLDTAATVVPMSVFWLVPQYAIHGVAEGFSSVGHMEFLYDQAPESMRSTAAALFWLSASLGSYMGTVLVTAVQSATRGSGEWLQDNINRGRLDAYYWLVTCLMVLNLGYYLLCFHFYTMKPLEVADDDGDHEKDCELSSVHKNGNGGAAGGLV, from the exons ATGGCGACCACGCCGCCGGTGGGCAGGGACAGGGATGGGGGCCGGAAGAAGAGGAAGCAGGGCGGCTTCAAGACCATGCCCTTCATTCTAG TGAACGAGGTGTGCGACAGGTTCGCCACGGCCGGCTTCGGCGCGAACCTCATCACGTACCTGACGCAGCAGCTGCACCTGCCGCTGGTGGAGGCGTCCAACACGCTCACCAACTTCGGCGGCACGTCCAGCCTCACGCCCATCCTCGGCGCGCTCGCCGCCGACTCCTTCGCCGGCCGCTTCTGGACCATCGTCGCCGGCTCCGTCTTCTACCAGCTCGGCATGCTCGGCCTCGTCGTCTCCGCGCTGCTCCCGTCCCTCCGCCCCGGGCCCTGCTCCCCTCCCGCGACCCCGTGCCGCCGCGCCAACGGGCTGCAGCTCGCCGTGCTCTACGTCTCGCTGCTCTTCACGTCCCTCGGCTCCGGCGGCATCCGGCCGTGCGTCGTGGCGTTCGGCGCCGACCAGTTCGACCAGCAGGagcaggaggacgaggaggagcaccGTGGTGGTGGGGGCACGGAGGCGGTGGCTGGGAAGAAGCGGCAGTACTTCAACCTCTACTTCTTCACCATGGGGTTCGCGGTGCTGCTGGCGCTGACGGTGGTGGTGTACATCCAGGAGaacgtggggtgggggtgggggttcgGGATCCCGGCCATCGGCATGCTCGTCTCCATCGTGGTGTTCGTGGTCGGCTACCCGCTCTACGTCCGGCTCAAGCCGGGGGGCAGCCCGTTCACGCGGCTGGCGCAGGTCGTGGCCGCGGCGTACAAGAAGCGGCGCGCCCCGCTGCCGGAGGACCCCCGCATGCTGTACCAGGACAAGGAGCTCGACGCGCTCATCTCCACCAACGGCAGGCTCCTGCACACCAACCAGCTCAC GTTCTTCGACCGGGCGGCGATCGTGACGCCgggggacaccgccggctccggcaAGCTGGACCTGTGGCGGCTGTCGACGGTGCACCGCGTGGAGGAGCTCAAGTCCATCGTCCGCATGCTGCCCATCTGGTCGGCCGGCATCCTGCTCGTCACCGCCGGCTCGCACAACAACAGCTTCACCATCCAGCAGGCGCGCACCATGGACCGCCACGTCACCCAGCACTTCCAGATCCCGCCGGCCACCATGTCCATCTTCACCACCACCGCCATGCTCGTCACCCTGGGCCTCTACGACCGCGCCTTCGTGCCGCTGGCGCGCCGCTTCACGGGCCTGCCGTCCGGGATCACCTACTTCCAGCGCATGGCCGTCGGGCTGGCCATCTCCATCCTCAGCGTCGCCACGGCGGCGCTCGTCGAGGCCAAGCGCCGGGGCGTCGCGGCGGACCACGGGCTGCTGGACACCGCGGCCACCGTCGTGCCGATGAGCGTGTTCTGGCTGGTGCCGCAGTACGCCATCCACGGCGTGGCGGAGGGGTTCTCGTCGGTGGGGCACATGGAGTTTCTGTACGACCAGGCGCCGGAGAGCATGCgcagcaccgccgccgcgctcttCTGGCTCTCGGCCTCCCTCGGCAGCTACATGGGCACGGTGCTGGTGACGGCGGTGCAGAGCGCCACGCGGGGCAGCGGCGAGTGGCTGCAGGACAACATCAACCGGGGCAGGCTGGACGCATACTACTGGCTCGTCACCTGCCTCATGGTGCTCAACCTTGGCTACTACCTCCTCTGCTTCCACTTCTACACCATGAAGCCACTGGAGGTGGCGGACGACGACGGTGACCACGAAAAGGATTGCGAGCTGTCCTCCGTCCACAAAAATGGCAACGGCGGCGCCGCCGGCGGGTTGGTATAA